The Streptococcus sp. oral taxon 431 nucleotide sequence TGTTCAAAATCATCTGTTTGTTCTTTTGTACCTAAGAACATACCCTGGAACATGCGATATTTACCACTGGTAGCTTCCTCTAGTGAAATTTCAGTCAGGTCAGAAAAGACGAGTGTCGCATCGTATTTTACGATAGGATTTGGTTCGCCTCCGAGAACGAAGTAGTGTTCCTCGTCAAAGAGAGTCAATTGAACCTCACTTTTTTCTGCAAGTTCATTCAGGTATTCAATGTCTGATTTGCTAAGTTCTCTCCAGTCAACAAGGCCCCAATCACTAGTTTGGTGGGTAGAACAACCATTGTTGACAATAACGTATTCATTCTGCAAATCTAGTCCTAGTTTCTTGTAGTAGGGAAGAACCCCAAAGAGAGGACGACCAGTACAGAGAACCAGTTTGACGCCTTTGTCTATAGCCTTATGAATGGCAGCAATATGAGCCTGAGGAATTTCTTTGGCTTCGTTGAGTAGAGTTCCGTCCATATCAAGGGCAAGTAGTTTAATCATAGTAGTTCCTTTTCACGTGTTTTGTCTATATTATAGCATAATTTAGTGGAAATAAGGATTACTATGTCAATTTAGGACGTTTCAATTACAATTCATGATTTGAAGAGGCTTTTTGGCAAATATATGCTATACTAAACTTGCAATATACTGATAATGGATAAAAAAGCAGAGGACTTCTCATGAAAAAAAGAGCAGTACAGATTTTACTAGCCTTGTTAGTAATTATTTATAGAAAGACATGGTTTTGGTGGATTTTTAATCACTTTTCAGCTAGGTTTGTGACTGCCAGTCGAGAATTTTTTCAGATTCTTGCTTTTTTAGAGCTTAGTGTAAGTCTTCTAGCTATTCTTTATTTACTAGTATTCGAAGGTAGAAGAATTCTTGAGTTGAAGTGGAAATGGAGTTATCCAGTTTATTTGCTCCTTGCTTATGGTGTCAATTATCTTTTAGATATTGCATTGTCCTTTTTAACCCCAGCAACGTCCAATCAAATCGCTTTAAATGAATTGATTGATATGACAGGGCGACAAGAGTTACTATATTTATTGCTTATTACTTGTCTGCTAGGACCAATTACAGAAGAATTGGTTTATCGAGGAGTTCTCATGAATACATTTTTGAAAGATTCACCTTGGTATGGAGATGTTTTACTATCAGCCTGTGTATTTGGCTATGTGCATGTTGCTGATGGTATAACACCACTTGCCTTTTTCACCTATGCAAGTGGAGGAGCGATTGTAGCATTCCTCTACCGAAAAACTCACTCTCTCTATTATCCTATTTTGCTCCATCTCATGATTAACATTGCTGCATTTTGGGAATTATGGGTAAATCTATTTTCAGGAAGCTAGTGCTTATCAATCAATGCCGGAAATTTCCGGTATTTTACTTTTTATCAGTAGTTTAAGAACTCTCTATTTATAGGATTAGCAGTCAAAAAATGGTATAATGAAAGGTAATGAAAAAATCAAATGAGGCAGAGATGAAACTACTTTATACCGATACTCGGACTTCTTTGACAGAAATCCTGACCAAGGAGGCTCAAGGACTGGTTGCCCAAGGCAAACGAGTCTTTTACATAGCTCCTAACTCTCTTTCTTTTGAAAAGGAACGTGCCGTGCTGGAGTGCTTGAGTCAGCAGGCTTCTTTTGCGATCACAGTCACGCGCTTTGCTCAAATGGCTCGTTATCTGGTTTTAAACGATATACCCGCGAAGTCAAGTCTCGATGATATTGGTCTGGGTATGGCTTTTTATAAGTGTCTATCAGAGATAGATGCTAAGGATTTCCGTGTTTACGGGGCTATTAAGCAAGATCCGCAATTCATCCAGCAACTAATTGAGATTTATCACGAAATGACAACTGCTAAGATGAGTTTTTTGGACTTGGAAAGTCTAGCTGACGCTGATAAACGCTCTGATTTACTCTTGATTTTTGAAAAGGTAGCAGCTTATCTGAATCAAGGTCAAGTTTCACAAGGGAGTCAATTATCATATCTGATCAATGCTATCGAAGAAAACAAGGTAAGCAGTGATTTTAGTCAGATTGCCCTAGTTATTGATGGTTTTACTCGTTTCTCTTCAGAAGAGGAACACCTTGTGAATCTGCTACACCGTAAGGGTGTTGAGATTGTCATTGGTGTGTATGCGACTAAAAAAGCTTATACAAGTCCATTTACTGAAGGAAATCTCTATCAAGCCAGTGTTGAGTTTTTGCATCATTTAGCCTTTAAATACCAGACCAAGGCAGAAAATGCTTGTCAAGACCATGAGAAACTTGATGTCTTTGCTAAATCTTCAAGATTACTGGAAAGTGCTTATGATTATTCTGAAAGTAGCTTAGAAGTGGATGAAAATGATAGAGAAGATTTGCAAATTTGGTCTTGTCTAACCCAAAAAGAAGAGCTGGAGTTAGTTGCTCGTAGTATTCGACAGAAATTGCACCAAGATTCAGAACTTAGTTATAAGAATTTTCGTATCCTGCTAGGTGATGTAGAGTCTTATAAACTGTCTTTGCAGACAATCTTTAATCAGTATCAGATTCCATTTTATCTGGGCAGGAGTGAGTCCATGGCTCATCATCCTTTAACGCAATTTGTAGAATCAGTGGGACGTCTCAAACGATACAATTTCCGTCAAGAAGATTTGATTAATCTCTTACGCACTGGCTTGTATACTGACCTTAACCAAGAGGAAATTGATAGATTTGAACAATATCTTCGTTATCTAGGTATTGATGGTCTTTCTAGTTTTAAACAAGAATTCACAAAAAATCATCATGGGAAATTTGATTTAGAAAAATTAAATAAGCTTCGTGTTCGTGTTCTAGATCCATTAGAAACGTTATTAACCAGTCGTAAGCAAAAAGCTGAGAATCTTCTTTCAAAATGGAACAACTTTTTGAAAGATGCTCATTTGACCAAGCAGTTACAAACCTTATCTGCAACGATGGAAGTAGCAGAGCAAGAAAGACAAGAGGAGGTCTGGAAAGCATTTTGCCACGTAATGGAGCAATTTGCTACGGTATTTGAAGGTTCTCAGGTCACTT carries:
- a CDS encoding Cof-type HAD-IIB family hydrolase — its product is MIKLLALDMDGTLLNEAKEIPQAHIAAIHKAIDKGVKLVLCTGRPLFGVLPYYKKLGLDLQNEYVIVNNGCSTHQTSDWGLVDWRELSKSDIEYLNELAEKSEVQLTLFDEEHYFVLGGEPNPIVKYDATLVFSDLTEISLEEATSGKYRMFQGMFLGTKEQTDDFEQRFADELCQRFSGVRSQPVIYEAMPLGTTKASALSRLAEILDIQPSEIMAMGDANNDIEMLEFAGLGIAMGNASDYVKSLADAVTVSNEEDGVARAIEKYIL
- a CDS encoding CPBP family intramembrane glutamic endopeptidase produces the protein MKKRAVQILLALLVIIYRKTWFWWIFNHFSARFVTASREFFQILAFLELSVSLLAILYLLVFEGRRILELKWKWSYPVYLLLAYGVNYLLDIALSFLTPATSNQIALNELIDMTGRQELLYLLLITCLLGPITEELVYRGVLMNTFLKDSPWYGDVLLSACVFGYVHVADGITPLAFFTYASGGAIVAFLYRKTHSLYYPILLHLMINIAAFWELWVNLFSGS